From the genome of Impatiens glandulifera chromosome 9, dImpGla2.1, whole genome shotgun sequence, one region includes:
- the LOC124914452 gene encoding protein DETOXIFICATION 27-like — MASGGSSEKKDPKLVPLLDSSKYEEAGFWRRFWDESKKLWHLVGPSIFSRLATYSMFVITQAFAGHLGDSELAAISIASNVIVGFAFGLMLGMASALETMCGQAFGAKKYNMLGIYLQRSWIVLFGCSILLLPLYLFASPFLKLLGQTDEVSELSGYVCLWMIPVHFSFAFQFPLQRFMQSQLKMAVIAWVALAALIVHILVSWVFVYGLKLGLVGVSVTLNFSWWVLVIGMFGYTVLGGCPETWTGFSMEAFSGLWDFIKLSAASGIMLCLENWYYRVLILMTGNLMNAEIAVDALSICMNINGWELMIPLAFFAATGVRVANELGAGNGKGAKFATLVSVMTSSVIGLVFWVLIILYHDKIAIIFSSSKPVLEAVNKLSVLLAFTILLNSIQPVLSGVAVGSGWQSYVAYINLGCYYMIGVPFGYLLGWVFNYGVMGIWAGMIFGGTAVQTLVLSIITIRCDWDKEARKATTHVTKWSQTGRSGPN; from the exons ATGGCGAGCGGCGGGTCATCAGAGAAGAAGGACCCGAAACTAGTCCCTCTACTAGATTCGAGCAAGTACGAGGAGGCCGGATTTTGGAGAAGATTCTGGGATGAATCGAAGAAACTATGGCACTTAGTAGGTCCGTCCATCTTTAGTCGTCTAGCCACTTATTCCATGTTCGTCATCACTCAAGCCTTCGCCGGCCATCTCGGCGATAGCGAGCTCGCCGCCATCTCCATCGCTAGTAATGTCATTGTCGGTTTCGCTTTTGGCCTCATG CTAGGAATGGCGAGTGCTTTGGAAACGATGTGTGGTCAAGCATTTGGTGCAAAGAAATATAACATGCTTGGGATATATCTACAAAGATCATGGATCGTTCTATTTGGATGCAGCATCCTTCTTCTTCCACTTTACCTATTCGCTTCACCATTTCTAAAGCTTTTGGGTCAGACCGATGAGGTATCGGAGCTTTCCGGCTACGTTTGCCTATGGATGATTCCAGTTCACTTCAGCTTTGCGTTTCAATTCCCACTCCAGAGATTCATGCAGAGTCAGCTCAAGATGGCGGTGATTGCTTGGGTGGCACTGGCGGCGCTGATTGTGCACATTTTGGTTAGTTGGGTGTTTGTTTACGGGCTTAAGTTAGGTCTTGTCGGGGTTTCGGTTACTCTTAATTTCTCGTGGTGGGTTTTGGTTATTGGGATGTTTGGTTACACTGTTCTTGGTGGTTGTCCTGAAACTTGGACTGGTTTCTCAATGGAAGCTTTTTCTGGTCTTTGGGATTTTATCAAGCTTTCTGCTGCCTCCGGCATCATGCtatg CTTGGAGAATTGGTACTACAGAGTATTGATATTGATGACTGGTAATTTAATGAATGCAGAAATTGCTGTAGATGCATTGTCCATTTG catgaatataaacggttgGGAGTTAATGATTCCTCTGGCCTTTTTCGCTGCAACTGG AGTAAGAGTAGCAAACGAGTTGGGTGCTGGGAATGGAAAAGGAGCTAAATTCGCAACTCTAGTGTCGGTTATGACTTCTTCCGTCATCGGACTTGTATTTTGGGTTTTGATTATCCTTTATCACGATAAAATAGCGATTATATTTTCCTCGAGTAAGCCTGTTCTTGAGGCGGTAAACAAACTTTCAGTACTATTGGCCTTCACGATTTTGCTCAACAGCATTCAACCGGTTCTTTCGG gaGTTGCGGTTGGATCCGGGTGGCAATCATATGTTGCGTATATAAATTTGGGATGTTACTACATGATTGGAGTTCCTTTTGGATATTTACTAGGATGGGTTTTCAACTATGGCGTCATG ggTATATGGGCTGGAATGATTTTTGGGGGAACAGCAGTACAAACTCTTGTATTGAGTATCATCACCATTAGATGTGATTGGGATAAAGag GCAAGGAAGGCAACAACCCACGTCACAAAGTGGTCACAGACTGGGAGGAGTGGacctaattag